Proteins encoded in a region of the Onychostoma macrolepis isolate SWU-2019 chromosome 20, ASM1243209v1, whole genome shotgun sequence genome:
- the ndufaf4 gene encoding NADH dehydrogenase [ubiquinone] 1 alpha subcomplex assembly factor 4 isoform X2, translating to MGSRVTRLIRNFNIENRAHREISKTKPKAAPRHPASSSTPQEGIAEIHQKNDPLLAMLKDVYVESKDPVPQAEAVPVVKKVEEETQRRVLKYSLPGDPYGFCDVTDVPKGKLSLVEALTALNNHKRLPKTWTPEKLAQEYSLDPKDAKALTEFFFPFDVKIIPPKTEETKQIKDSWHV from the exons ATGGGCTCAAGAGTAACACGCCTGATTAGAAACTTTAATATAGAGAATCGCGCTCACCGAGAAATAAGCAAGACAAAACCTAAAGCAGCACCACGGCATCCAGCATCAAGCAGTACTCCACAAGAAGGCATTGCGG AGATTCACCAGAAGAATGATCCTCTGCTGGCGATGCTCAAGGACGTTTATGTGGAGTCTAAAGATCCAGTTCCTCAG GCTGAAGCAGTTCCTGTGGTTAAGAAGGTCGAGGAGGAGACGCAGCGCAGGGTGCTGAAGTACAGTCTACCGGGCGACCCCTATGGTTTCTGTGATGTCACTGATGTTCCCAAAGGCAAACTGTCGCTTGTGGAAGCTTTAACTGCCCTGAACAATCACAAACGCTTGCCTAAAACATGGACTCCAGAGAAGCTGGCACAGGAGTACTCTCTGGACCCAAAAGATGCCAAAGCGCTGACAGAATTCTTTTTTCCCTTTGACGTCAAAATCATTCCACCAAAAACAGAGGAGACTAAGCAGATTAAGGATTCTTGGCACGTATGA
- the ndufaf4 gene encoding NADH dehydrogenase [ubiquinone] 1 alpha subcomplex assembly factor 4 isoform X1 has protein sequence MGSRVTRLIRNFNIENRAHREISKTKPKAAPRHPASSSTPQEGIAEEIHQKNDPLLAMLKDVYVESKDPVPQAEAVPVVKKVEEETQRRVLKYSLPGDPYGFCDVTDVPKGKLSLVEALTALNNHKRLPKTWTPEKLAQEYSLDPKDAKALTEFFFPFDVKIIPPKTEETKQIKDSWHV, from the exons ATGGGCTCAAGAGTAACACGCCTGATTAGAAACTTTAATATAGAGAATCGCGCTCACCGAGAAATAAGCAAGACAAAACCTAAAGCAGCACCACGGCATCCAGCATCAAGCAGTACTCCACAAGAAGGCATTGCGG AAGAGATTCACCAGAAGAATGATCCTCTGCTGGCGATGCTCAAGGACGTTTATGTGGAGTCTAAAGATCCAGTTCCTCAG GCTGAAGCAGTTCCTGTGGTTAAGAAGGTCGAGGAGGAGACGCAGCGCAGGGTGCTGAAGTACAGTCTACCGGGCGACCCCTATGGTTTCTGTGATGTCACTGATGTTCCCAAAGGCAAACTGTCGCTTGTGGAAGCTTTAACTGCCCTGAACAATCACAAACGCTTGCCTAAAACATGGACTCCAGAGAAGCTGGCACAGGAGTACTCTCTGGACCCAAAAGATGCCAAAGCGCTGACAGAATTCTTTTTTCCCTTTGACGTCAAAATCATTCCACCAAAAACAGAGGAGACTAAGCAGATTAAGGATTCTTGGCACGTATGA